A single genomic interval of Corylus avellana chromosome ca10, CavTom2PMs-1.0 harbors:
- the LOC132163732 gene encoding non-cyanogenic beta-glucosidase-like — translation MSFQGYRLLLGLLVFVGLLIDNSISVTPSHHTASLNRSSFPAGFIFGTASAAYQYEGAANEGGKGKSMWDTYTHRYPGRIADGSNGDVAIDQYHRYKVYTVSTHN, via the exons aTGTCATTTCAAGGCTATCGACTACTCCTGGGCCTCCTGGTCTTTGTTGGCTTATTGATTGATAATAGCATTTCTGTTACACCAAGCCATCACACTGCTTCACTCAACCGGAGCAGTTTTCCCGCCGGTTTCATTTTCGGAACGGCATCGGCGGCTTACCAG TATGAAGGTGCAGCAAATGAAGGTGGCAAAGGAAAAAGTATGTGGGATACTTACACCCATAGATatccag GTAGGATAGCGGATGGCAGTAATGGAGATGTGGCTATTGATCAATATCATCGCTACAAGGTATATACAGTTAGTACacataattaa
- the LOC132163733 gene encoding linoleate 13S-lipoxygenase 2-1, chloroplastic-like, whose product MLKPQLNHQLSQYSTQTPFLQLKPFIHGNGNASLPISWHSFRKKIKSVRVGFTPSNIKVVACSTEESSTSVKAIVTVKLTVGGFLSNLGLAGAIDDIKDLLGQKLQLELVSTELDPRTGLEKKTIKGYEQKTGQAEQEVKYEFSFEVPADFGEVGAILVENERQKEIFIKDIVLSGFPNGPVNINCNSWVHSKNDNPQKRVFFANKSYLPSQTPNGLRRLRKEELKILRGNGQGERKTFERVYDYDVYNDLGNPDSSADLKRPVLGGKQHPYPRRCRTGRPRTETDPLSEKRSSSVYVPRDESFSEVKQLTFSVKAVSSVLHAVVPSLEAAIIDTDLGFPYFTAIDSLFNEGVNLPPLKNQNTQSLRNVLPRLLKAINDTQENVLRFETPETMDRDKFFWFRDAEFGRQTLAGLNPYSIQLITEWPLKSKLDPKIYGSPESAITTEMIQKEIGGLMTVKEAIHQKKLFILDYHDLLLPYVRKVREIKGTTLYGSRTVFFLTPGGTLRPLAIELTRPPIDGKPQWKEVHMPCWDATGIWLWRIAKAHVLAHESGYHQLVSHWLRTHCATEPYIIATNRQLSAVHPIYRLLCPHFRYTMEINALAREALINAGGIIETSFAPSKYSIELSSAAYDQQWQFNLQALPADLINRGMAVEDPTAPHGLKLTIEDYPFANDGLLLWDNIKEWVSDYVNHYYPNPSLIESDQELQQWWTEIRTVGHADKKDEPWWPVLKTPKDLIEIVSTIVWVTSGHHAAVNFGQYTYAGYFPNRPTIARTNMPTEDPSEEFWKNFLIKPEGALLQCFPSQIQATRVMAVLDILSNHSPDEEYLGDVIEPAWAENPIIKGSFERFNGRLLELEGTIDERNANKNLKNRTGAGVES is encoded by the exons ATGTTGAAACCACAGCTAAACCACCAGTTGTCGCAGTACTCCACCCAAACCCCCTTCCTGCAACTCAAGCCCTTTATTCATGGCAATGGCAATGCTTCTCTCCCCATCTCATGGCACTCATTCCGAAAAAAGATCAAAAGTGTTCGAGTCGGCTTCACCCCCAGCAACATTAAAGTCGTAGCATGCTCTACTGAGGAATCTAGTACTTCTGTTAAAGCTATTGTAACTGTGAAACTAACCGTTGGTGGCTTCCTCTCAAACCTTGGGTTAGCCGGAGCGATCGATGATATAAAAGACTTACTTGGTCAAAAACTCCAATTGGAGCTTGTTAGCACCGAGCTTGATCCTA GGACGGGATTAGAGAAGAAGACAATTAAAGGGTACGAACAAAAGACTGGCCAAGCTGAGCAGGAAGTGAAATACGAGTTTAGTTTTGAAGTTCCAGCAGATTTCGGGGAGGTTGGGGCCATTTTAGTGGAGAATGAGCGCCAGAAGGAGATTTTCATCAAGGATATTGTCCTCAGTGGCTTCCCTAATGGCCCCGTAAATATCAACTGTAATTCATGGGTTCATTCAAAGAATGACAATCCTCAGAAGAGGGTCTTCTTTGCAAACAAG TCATACTTGCCATCCCAGACACCAAACGGGCTGAGGAGGCTAAGAAAAGAAGAGCTCAAGATTTTGAGAGGCAATGGACAAGGAGAACGCAAGACTTTCGAGAGGGTTTATGATTATGATGTGTATAACGATCTAGGAAATCCTGATAGTAGTGCAGATCTTAAGAGACCGGTACTCGGCGGCAAACAACACCCCTATCCCAGACGTTGCCGAACAGGACGCCCGCGAACCGAAACAG ATCCATTGTCGGAGAAAAGAAGCAGTAGCGTGTATGTTCCTCGGGATGAGAGCTTCTCGGAAGTAAAACAGCTAACGTTCTCAGTCAAGGCAGTATCCTCGGTGCTGCATGCAGTGGTACCGTCGTTAGAGGCGGCGATCATCGACACAGACCTCGGATTTCCATACTTCACGGCGATAGATTCGCTTTTCAACGAGGGGGTTAACTTGCCTCCCCTTAAAAACCAAAACACGCAGTCCCTCCGCAACGTGCTGCCCAGGCTGCTCAAGGCTATCAATGATACACAAGAAAATGTGTTGCGGTTTGAGACACCAGAAACAATGGATA GAGACAAATTCTTTTGGTTTAGGGATGCTGAATTTGGTAGGCAGACTCTTGCTGGCCTCAACCCCTACAGCATACAGTTAATCACG GAATGGCCATTGAAGAGTAAGCTCGACCCAAAGATTTATGGTTCGCCAGAATCAGCAATCACTACAGAAATGATTCAAAAGGAAATCGGAGGTTTAATGACGGTCAAGGAG GCCATACATCAGAAGAAGCTATTCATTCTAGATTACCATGACCTATTGTTACCATATGTGAGAAAAGTAAGAGAGATTAAAGGGACAACTTTGTACGGATCAAGGACGGTGTTCTTCCTAACCCCAGGGGGCACCTTAAGGCCACTAGCCATTGAGTTGACTCGGCCACCAATAGATGGGAAGCCTCAGTGGAAAGAGGTTCACATGCCTTGTTGGGATGCTACAGGTATCTGGCTATGGAGGATTGCAAAAGCTCATGTTCTTGCCCATGAGTCTGGTTATCACCAACTTGTTAGCCATTG GCTCAGAACTCATTGTGCTACAGAACCTTATATAATTGCGACAAATAGGCAACTCAGTGCGGTGCACCCTATCTATAGACTATTGTGCCCTCATTTTCGGTACACTATGGAGATTAATGCTCTTGCTCGAGAAGCACTTATTAATGCAGGAGGGATCATTGAGACCTCATTTGCACCTAGCAAGTACTCCATTGAGTTAAGCTCCGCTGCTTATGACCAGCAGTGGCAATTCAACCTGCAGGCATTACCAGCTGACTTAATTAACAG GGGAATGGCAGTTGAAGATCCAACTGCTCCACATGGCCTAAAGCTCACAATTGAGGATTACCCATTTGCCAATGACGGCCTCCTCCTTTGGGACAATATCAAAGAGTGGGTGAGTGACTATGTCAACCACTATTACCCCAACCCGAGCCTCATAGAGTCTGATCAAGAGCTACAACAATGGTGGACAGAAATCCGAACAGTAGGCCACGCCGACAAAAAAGACGAACCTTGGTGGCCGGTTCTCAAGACCCCAAAAGACCTCATCGAAATCGTCTCAACAATTGTATGGGTGACATCTGGACACCATGCAGCCGTGAACTTTGGACAATACACTTACGCTGGTTATTTCCCTAACCGGCCTACCATTGCTAGAACCAACATGCCCACTGAAGACCCTTCtgaagaattttggaaaaacttctTGATAAAGCCTGAAGGTGCACTCTTACAATGCTTCCCTTCACAAATTCAAGCGACAAGAGTGATGGCTGTTTTGGACATCCTATCAAATCATTCTCCGGACGAGGAGTATCTGGGGGATGTAATAGAGCCTGCATGGGCTGAAAATCCGATCATTAAGGGGTCCTTTGAACGGTTTAACGGGAGGTTACTTGAGCTTGAAGGAACTATTGATGAGAGGAATGCAAACAAGAATTTGAAGAACAGAACCGGAGCTGGG GTTGAATCATGA
- the LOC132164076 gene encoding linoleate 13S-lipoxygenase 2-1, chloroplastic-like encodes MLKPGVHHQSHTSKTLFLYLHKGPFVHGINGGTASSLSIWSKSSFQKKIRTGYVGTNIKAVASPAATEKSVSVKAVVTVKPTVRGFLSNLGIERGLDDIKDLLGKTLLLELVSTQLHPKTRLEKDTIRAYAHKAGKGNDGVKYETSFEVPIDFGEVGAVLVENEHHREMFLEDIVIDGFSHGPVNVTCRSWVHSKFDNPSKRVFFANKSYLPSQTPSGLRRLREEDLENLRGNGEGERKSFERIYDYDVYNDLGDPDKSLKLQRPVLGGKERPYPRRCRTGRPHCDSDPRSEKRSSRFYVPRDECFSEIKQLTFSAKTVYSVLRVLVPSLGTVMTDKDIGFPYFTAIDSLFTEGVNLPSEETQEGFLRAVMPRLVKTISETGGDVLRFEIPETMNRDKFFWFRDEEFARQTLSGLNPYSIQLVTEWPLKSKLDPEIYGPPESAITTEMIEEEIGGLMSVDKAIQQKKLFMLDYHDILLPFVDKVRRLEGTTLYGSRTLFFLTKDGTLRPLAIELTRPPIDGKQQWKQVFRPSWHSTCIWLWRLAKAHVLAHDSGYHQLVSHWLRTHCVTEPYVIATNRQLSVMHPIYRLLHPHFRYTIEINALAREALINAGGTIETGFTPAKYSMELCSVAYDLQWRFDHQALPADLVSRGMAVEDPTAPHGLKLTIKDYPFANDGLILWDTIKLWVTDYVKHYYPNPSLVESDQELQAWWTEIRTVGHADKKDEPWWPVLKTPEDLIGIITTIVWVTSGHHAAVNFGQYAYGGYFPNRPTIARTNMPTEDPTEEEWKKFMKKPELALLKCFPSQLQATRIMAVLDILSNHSPDEEYLGEKMEPSWAEDPAIKMAFERFNGRLKELERIIDERNGNNDFKNRVGAGIVPYELLKPFSQPGVTGKGVPYSISI; translated from the exons ATGTTGAAGCCTGGAGTTCACCACCAATCTCACACTTCCAAAACCCTCTTCCTATATTTACACAAGGGGCCATTCGTCCATGGCATTAATGGCGGCACGGCTTCTTCGCTTTCAATCTGGTCAAAATCCTCATTCCAGAAAAAAATTCGCACTGGTTATGTTGGTACCAACATAAAAGCTGTTGCCAGTCCTGCAGCTACCGAGAAGTCCGTTAGTGTTAAAGCCGTTGTCACCGTGAAACCAACGGTTCGTGGATTTTTGTCAAACCTTGGGATTGAACGAGGGTTGGATGATATAAAAGATTTGCTTGGTAAAACTCTCCTCCTCGAGCTAGTTAGCACTCAGCTTCATCCCA AGACACGATTAGAGAAGGATACAATTCGAGCATACGCTCATAAGGCGGGCAAGGGAAATGATGGGGTAAAGTACGAGACTAGTTTTGAAGTTCCAATCGATTTTGGGGAGGTTGGCGCTGTGTTGGTTGAAAATGAGCACCACAGAGAGATGTTCCTTGAGGATATAGTCATCGATGGGTTCTCTCATGGCCCTGTAAATGTCACATGTCGCTCATGGGTTCACTCAAAGTTCGACAATCCTTCAAAAAGGGTATTTTTCGCCAACAAG TCATACTTGCCATCACAAACACCAAGTGGGTTGAGGAGGCTAAGAGAAGAAGACCTTGAAAATTTGCGAGGGAATGGTGAAGGAGAGCGCAAGAGCTTTGAGAGGATATACGATTATGATGTCTACAATGATCTTGGAGATCCTGACAAGAGCCTCAAACTTCAAAGGCCAGTACTTGGCGGCAAAGAGCGCCCCTATCCTAGACGTTGTAGGACGGGGCGCCCCCATTGTGACTCAG ATCCCCGATCTGAGAAAAGAAGTAGCAGGTTTTATGTTCCTCGCGATGAATGCTTCTCGGAGATAAAGCAGCTGACATTTTCAGCAAAGACAGTGTATTCAGTGCTGCGAGTATTGGTGCCGTCTCTTGGAACGGTGATGACGGACAAAGATATTGGGTTCCCCTACTTCACCGCCATTGACTCCCTTTTCACTGAAGGAGTCAACTTGCCCTCTGAAGAAACCCAAGAAGGCTTCCTCAGAGCCGTCATGCCCAGGCTTGTCAAAACCATTTCTGAAACAGGAGGAGATGTTTTGCGCTTTGAGATCCCCGAAACAATGAACA GggacaaatttttttggtttagggACGAAGAATTTGCTCGGCAGACTCTTTCTGGTCTCAACCCTTATAGCATACAGTTGGTCACG GAATGGCCATTAAAAAGTAAACTTGACCCAGAGATTTACGGTCCACCAGAATCAGCCATCACAACAGAAATGATTGAGGAAGAAATTGGAGGTCTTATGAGCGTTGACAAG GCCATACAACAAAAGAAGTTGTTCATGCTAGATTACCATGACATATTGTTGCCATTCGTCGACAAAGTAAGACGGCTTGAAGGCACTACGCTCTATGGTTCAAGGACACTATTCTTCCTAACCAAAGATGGCACATTGAGGCCCCTGGCTATAGAACTCACTCGCCCGCCAATTGATGGAAAGCAGCAGTGGAAGCAAGTTTTTAGACCTTCTTGGCATTCAACATGCATCTGGCTTTGGAGGCTTGCCAAAGCTCATGTCCTTGCCCATGACTCTGGCTATCACCAACTCGTTAGTCACTG GCTAAGAACTCATTGTGTAACTGAACCATATGTAATTGCGACCAATAGGCAACTGAGTGTGATGCATCCAATCTACAGACTGTTGCACCCTCACTTCCGTTACACCATCGAGATCAATGCTCTTGCTCGAGAGGCACTTATTAATGCAGGCGGAACCATTGAGACCGGATTCACACCTGCAAAATATTCCATGGAACTCTGCTCCGTCGCCTACGATCTCCAATGGCGGTTCGACCACCAAGCATTGCCTGCTGATCTAGTTAGCAG GGGAATGGCTGTTGAGGATCCAACTGCTCCTCATGGACTAAAGCTAACAATTAAAGACTACCCCTTTGCTAATGATGGTCTAATCCTATGGGATACCATCAAATTATGGGTCACTGATTATGTTAAGCACTACTACCCAAACCCTAGCCTTGTAGAGTCTGATCAAGAGCTCCAAGCATGGTGGACAGAAATTCGAACAGTCGGCCATGCCGACAAGAAGGACGAACCGTGGTGGCCGGTCCTCAAAACCCCCGAAGACCTAATTGGCATCATCACTACAATTGTATGGGTCACTTCTGGTCACCATGCAGCCGTGAACTTTGGACAATACGCTTACGGGGGTTATTTTCCTAACCGGCCTACCATTGCCAGAACCAACATGCCCACAGAAGACCCTACTGAAGAAGAATGGAAAAAGTTCATGAAAAAACCTGAACTTGCACTCTTGAAATGTTTCCCTTCACAACTTCAAGCAACAAGAATAATGGCTGTTTTGGACATATTGTCTAATCATTCACCGGATGAGGAGTACCTTGGAGAGAAGATGGAGCCCTCATGGGCTGAAGATCCGGCCATAAAGATGGCTTTTGAACGGTTTAATGGGAGATTGAAGGAGCTTGAACGGATTATTGATGAAAGGAATGGAAACAATGATTTCAAGAATAGAGTAGGAGCTGGGATTGTGCCGTATGAGCTTTTGAAGCCATTTTCGCAGCCGGGGGTGACCGGAAAAGGAGTTCCATATAGCATctccatttga